The Akkermansia muciniphila genome contains a region encoding:
- a CDS encoding BACON domain-containing protein: MKRLLSLFFSGRFRSSLFRAGLFLMAALAVPPVCGASGFDGGDGTREAPYLISSPEGLAALGGYCGPAHRDKHFILTGDIVLKGAWTPIGSSSAVEDGTGAFQGKLDGRGHTISNVSVQTDSLAHAGLFAALHEADIRDVHLRNVSVSQTVRAVSSAGGLAAFSRGTRFLYCTVEGSVSSLYEAGGLVGRDGGGSSFVRCGAACSISASFFAGGFLGTGHAGSSLKGCYSQGRVVVTRESGVEFASFFHGYGGGMAAFLPEADDGVSSTFRNCFSTCTVEADDEGKTFTLGGFMGFASCAGFMNCAASGSVRILHSAKGWAGGFTGDSVRCRYVNCAARGAEVSVYSSQDYACAGGFSGRNGLGSSENCRSVSRVAAHAAAASGACTAMAGGFTGYNHRGGTFSRCYGAGNVEGTAGSYYAMAGGFCGYDMGGSYTGCAASGSVAGTAASVYAGGILGYMADSVLENNAFNSASAISAHGEDISAVHRSNNRNGASASVDGSGNVWNGLGFSFGEDDSSPWKMGQDSLPELYFESSQKAVTVFRISPEQLSLGREGAGGVRIDVVCEGAWNVASHASWAVPETLSGHGDGSFTVTAAPNNSPASRSGSMEVATPEGLTRLLSITQAGSPYDQWKKDRFPDGTPEGQMAPDACPAGDGISNLMKYATGLDPLKPCGSVTRLTVREKENGGKCLVLEWPVNPQAVDVEHSVECSPDLETWAPVQVMETKGKTEAVFEDPEPVHGGNARRFLRLKVTRQ; the protein is encoded by the coding sequence ATGAAGCGTCTCCTTTCCCTGTTTTTCTCCGGTAGGTTTCGTTCATCCCTTTTCCGTGCAGGGCTGTTCCTGATGGCCGCTCTTGCCGTTCCTCCGGTCTGCGGGGCGTCCGGTTTTGACGGCGGGGACGGCACTCGGGAGGCCCCCTACCTGATTTCCAGTCCGGAGGGGCTGGCCGCGCTGGGCGGTTATTGCGGACCGGCGCACAGGGACAAGCACTTTATCCTGACCGGGGACATTGTTCTGAAAGGAGCTTGGACGCCCATCGGCTCCTCTTCCGCCGTGGAAGACGGGACCGGAGCCTTCCAGGGAAAGCTGGACGGCCGCGGGCATACCATTTCCAATGTCTCCGTGCAAACGGACAGTCTTGCCCATGCAGGGCTTTTTGCGGCATTGCATGAGGCGGATATCCGAGACGTCCATCTCAGGAACGTTTCCGTCTCCCAGACCGTCAGGGCTGTTTCATCCGCCGGCGGCCTGGCGGCTTTTTCCAGGGGAACCCGGTTCCTGTATTGCACGGTGGAAGGGAGCGTCAGCTCCCTTTATGAAGCAGGCGGCCTGGTAGGGCGGGACGGCGGCGGTTCCTCCTTTGTGCGGTGCGGCGCCGCGTGCTCCATTTCCGCCTCCTTTTTTGCCGGGGGCTTCCTGGGCACGGGGCATGCCGGAAGTTCCCTGAAGGGCTGTTATTCCCAAGGCCGCGTGGTGGTGACGCGGGAAAGCGGCGTGGAATTTGCCTCCTTTTTCCATGGCTACGGAGGCGGGATGGCGGCTTTTCTGCCGGAGGCGGATGACGGCGTATCCTCCACGTTCCGGAATTGTTTTTCCACCTGTACCGTGGAGGCCGATGATGAAGGCAAGACATTTACGCTGGGCGGTTTCATGGGGTTTGCCTCCTGCGCCGGGTTCATGAACTGCGCTGCCTCCGGCAGCGTGCGGATTCTTCATTCCGCCAAGGGCTGGGCCGGAGGATTCACCGGAGACAGCGTGCGCTGCCGGTACGTGAATTGCGCCGCCAGAGGGGCGGAAGTAAGTGTTTACTCTTCCCAGGATTATGCCTGTGCGGGCGGATTTTCAGGAAGGAACGGTCTGGGAAGCAGCGAGAATTGCCGCTCCGTCTCCAGGGTGGCGGCGCACGCCGCGGCAGCCTCCGGAGCCTGTACGGCCATGGCGGGCGGGTTCACCGGGTACAACCACCGGGGAGGCACGTTTTCCCGCTGCTACGGGGCCGGGAACGTGGAAGGAACGGCGGGTTCCTATTATGCCATGGCGGGAGGGTTTTGCGGCTATGACATGGGAGGCAGCTATACCGGGTGCGCGGCTTCCGGGTCTGTCGCGGGCACGGCGGCCAGCGTTTATGCAGGGGGCATTCTGGGATACATGGCGGATTCCGTCCTGGAAAACAATGCCTTCAACAGCGCCTCCGCCATTTCCGCGCATGGGGAGGACATTTCCGCCGTCCACCGCTCCAACAACAGGAATGGCGCCTCCGCGTCCGTGGACGGTTCCGGAAATGTGTGGAACGGGCTGGGTTTTTCCTTTGGGGAGGATGACTCCTCTCCGTGGAAGATGGGGCAGGATTCCCTGCCGGAGCTGTACTTTGAATCTTCCCAGAAGGCGGTGACTGTTTTCCGCATTTCTCCCGAACAGCTTTCCCTGGGCAGGGAGGGCGCCGGGGGCGTGCGGATAGACGTTGTTTGTGAGGGCGCATGGAACGTTGCTTCCCATGCGTCCTGGGCCGTGCCGGAAACCCTCTCCGGCCATGGAGACGGAAGTTTCACCGTGACGGCTGCTCCCAACAATTCCCCCGCTTCCAGAAGCGGCTCCATGGAGGTAGCCACGCCGGAAGGGCTGACCCGCCTGCTTTCCATCACCCAGGCCGGGAGCCCGTATGACCAATGGAAGAAAGACCGTTTTCCGGACGGAACGCCGGAGGGCCAAATGGCTCCGGACGCATGCCCGGCCGGGGACGGCATTTCCAACCTGATGAAGTACGCCACGGGGCTTGACCCGCTCAAGCCATGCGGAAGCGTTACCCGGCTCACGGTCAGGGAAAAGGAGAACGGCGGCAAATGCCTTGTGCTTGAATGGCCCGTTAATCCGCAGGCCGTTGACGTGGAGCATTCCGTGGAGTGTTCCCCTGATCTGGAAACGTGGGCGCCCGTTCAAGTCATGGAGACAAAGGGAAAAACGGAAGCGGTTTTTGAAGACCCGGAGCCCGTGCACGGCGGGAACGCGCGCCGCTTCCTGCGCCTGAAAGTCACCCGGCAATAG
- a CDS encoding LamG-like jellyroll fold domain-containing protein — translation MMTKLLYWAALCLCNQLHADLSTNQLIYLLDFDAAGTPEKLTAGTGNVPFTRGTPVMITPGSLVHHETGGVNNSGYVRAAGGTGNSLQISNGNGLPLSSRDFSISFNVRRYTGGSALFALDGATVNSGWTIWGAGGTSSSSWKDESGNSSASPPAVPAGDEWHSVVYSIRNTSVNLFIDGRHRGTCTITGNFQFAPRIRLIGLGCTGNNANEAAAADFDNIALWGKAITTEEEARAVMEAVRPDLLDPAHPSAPPVDVRHRTWDFNEMEDWQHMNQNTPHDPDPNPEPRTVTENGLLAIHVRKGTQDRRKVLTKDKIYTTGRYKWRLYLPKLDKCGRTSIGAWIYCDDQHELDFEIGSGTQAERTRLGAGDDDLVVAMTSQANPYISGRQLIKTGWHTVEMDLTLVNGNYEVKWLIDGEVRQTQRVTFGTSFPFFIYCSVENLGFMGDHPPTQDNTAYYDRVEYYYHP, via the coding sequence ATGATGACGAAACTACTCTACTGGGCGGCCCTCTGCCTTTGTAATCAATTGCATGCGGATTTATCAACCAACCAGTTGATCTATCTTCTGGATTTTGACGCGGCAGGCACTCCGGAGAAGCTTACCGCCGGTACGGGCAACGTGCCGTTTACGAGAGGGACTCCGGTGATGATTACCCCGGGCAGCCTTGTGCATCATGAAACGGGCGGCGTGAATAATTCCGGTTATGTACGCGCTGCGGGCGGAACCGGGAACAGCCTGCAAATTTCCAATGGGAATGGCCTGCCCCTGTCCAGCAGGGATTTTTCCATTTCATTCAATGTCCGCCGTTATACGGGGGGAAGCGCCTTGTTTGCCCTTGACGGGGCTACCGTCAACAGCGGCTGGACCATCTGGGGAGCAGGCGGTACGAGTTCCAGCTCCTGGAAAGATGAATCCGGCAATTCCAGCGCATCCCCTCCGGCGGTTCCCGCCGGGGACGAGTGGCATTCCGTGGTGTATTCCATCCGTAATACATCCGTGAATCTCTTTATTGACGGCAGGCACAGGGGAACCTGCACCATTACCGGGAATTTCCAGTTCGCGCCCCGAATTCGTTTGATAGGACTGGGGTGCACGGGCAACAATGCCAATGAGGCCGCGGCGGCTGATTTTGACAATATCGCGTTGTGGGGGAAGGCCATTACGACGGAAGAGGAAGCCAGGGCGGTCATGGAGGCCGTCCGCCCCGATCTCCTGGACCCGGCGCACCCTTCCGCGCCTCCCGTTGACGTGCGGCACAGGACGTGGGATTTCAATGAGATGGAGGACTGGCAGCATATGAACCAGAATACCCCCCATGATCCTGACCCGAATCCCGAACCGAGAACCGTTACGGAAAACGGCCTGTTGGCCATTCATGTGCGCAAGGGAACGCAGGACCGCCGTAAAGTGCTGACGAAGGACAAGATTTATACCACAGGGCGTTATAAATGGCGCCTTTACCTGCCCAAACTGGACAAGTGCGGAAGAACGAGCATAGGCGCCTGGATTTACTGCGACGACCAGCACGAACTGGATTTTGAAATAGGTTCCGGCACCCAGGCGGAGAGAACCAGGCTGGGCGCCGGAGATGACGACCTGGTCGTCGCGATGACTTCCCAGGCCAATCCCTACATATCCGGAAGACAGCTTATAAAGACGGGCTGGCATACCGTGGAGATGGATTTGACGCTGGTCAACGGCAATTATGAAGTAAAATGGCTGATAGACGGTGAAGTCCGGCAGACCCAGCGGGTGACGTTTGGAACAAGTTTCCCGTTCTTCATTTATTGCAGCGTGGAAAACCTGGGATTCATGGGGGACCATCCTCCCACGCAGGACAATACCGCCTATTATGACCGTGTGGAGTATTATTACCATCCCTGA
- a CDS encoding substrate-binding domain-containing protein: MKRHGKASAEEITVAKLKMRLQSGRFNGVMPSERELSRELAAGRDTIRKALAQLQEEGLIAAPEKNRVRQVTRTLPETPANLPKKHVCFLSSLPLRDLPQSIWVELHELGTALRAEGMELQLMEAPWTGKDHSEHRLRKIEASACCYCWILYRTTEEVQLWFKKKGIPCLVRGISYPSSRLPYLDTHWEVLVRHAAGYLHQKGHRRVALCIPASKLRGNSLMEKGLLSFQGEKWVPHLIRMPEDAAQAARALDRAFLRDPGITALISTRGRMLVSIISWASSQARNIPGDISLLSLVDEPYIRHVTPPITSYRQPTGKTARRLIRMIEALVEQRRVSNSLIIPELCPGGSVQVMCGRRIEPSAPQ; the protein is encoded by the coding sequence ATGAAGCGCCATGGCAAGGCATCAGCCGAAGAAATAACCGTCGCTAAACTGAAAATGCGTCTTCAGTCAGGCCGGTTCAACGGGGTGATGCCCAGTGAGCGGGAGCTGAGCCGCGAGCTGGCAGCCGGCAGGGATACCATCAGAAAAGCCCTGGCGCAGTTACAGGAAGAAGGGCTGATAGCCGCACCGGAAAAAAACAGGGTCAGGCAGGTGACAAGAACGCTCCCGGAGACCCCTGCGAACCTGCCGAAAAAACATGTCTGCTTCCTGTCCTCCCTTCCCCTCCGCGATCTTCCGCAAAGCATCTGGGTGGAACTTCATGAACTGGGGACTGCTCTGCGCGCCGAAGGGATGGAACTTCAATTAATGGAAGCTCCATGGACCGGAAAAGACCATTCGGAACACCGCCTGCGCAAGATAGAAGCCTCCGCATGCTGCTATTGCTGGATACTCTATCGAACTACGGAGGAAGTGCAGCTGTGGTTTAAGAAAAAGGGCATTCCGTGCCTCGTCAGGGGAATCTCCTACCCGTCTTCCAGGCTGCCATACCTGGACACACACTGGGAAGTTCTGGTGCGCCACGCGGCGGGGTATCTGCATCAGAAAGGGCACCGCCGCGTGGCGCTCTGCATTCCGGCCTCGAAATTGAGGGGCAACAGTTTAATGGAAAAAGGGCTTCTTTCCTTTCAAGGGGAAAAATGGGTTCCTCACCTTATCCGCATGCCTGAGGACGCGGCACAGGCTGCCCGGGCGCTGGACCGGGCATTTCTGCGTGATCCCGGCATCACGGCGCTTATCTCCACGCGTGGCAGGATGCTTGTTTCCATCATCTCATGGGCTTCCTCCCAGGCCAGGAATATCCCGGGAGACATAAGCCTGCTGAGCCTGGTGGATGAACCCTACATCAGGCATGTCACGCCTCCCATAACATCCTACCGCCAGCCCACGGGCAAGACGGCCCGCAGACTGATACGGATGATTGAAGCGCTGGTTGAACAACGGCGCGTATCCAACAGCCTCATCATCCCGGAACTGTGTCCGGGAGGCTCCGTCCAGGTGATGTGCGGAAGGAGAATTGAGCCATCCGCACCACAGTAA
- a CDS encoding multidrug efflux SMR transporter: MSWIYLVLAGLCEIGWPLGFKLSQAPGTGSGRFAACIAFSVFSMALSGFLLWLAQRNIPIGTAYAVWTGIGALGTFMVGILWFGDSSNVWRMLAATFLLIGIIGLKLAPGH, encoded by the coding sequence ATGTCCTGGATTTATCTGGTGTTGGCCGGTCTCTGCGAGATCGGATGGCCTTTGGGTTTTAAACTTTCCCAGGCCCCCGGTACGGGGAGCGGCAGGTTTGCCGCCTGCATTGCGTTTTCCGTGTTCAGCATGGCTCTGAGCGGCTTCCTGCTGTGGCTGGCGCAGCGGAACATCCCCATAGGCACGGCTTATGCCGTGTGGACGGGCATCGGCGCTCTGGGCACGTTCATGGTGGGCATCCTGTGGTTTGGGGATTCCTCCAATGTCTGGCGCATGCTGGCGGCCACGTTTCTGCTGATAGGCATCATCGGCCTGAAGCTGGCTCCGGGCCATTAA
- a CDS encoding LamG-like jellyroll fold domain-containing protein encodes MILVTSGMSSMGISHGASLAVSSPLQEGLAIHMGFDTAAAEYDSYTGYTGGISAWGGMGIAPGGAFGSAGHLNLAGASGAHPGTSALSAANISANHFSVNFQFKDVSLNGNYVLRMTTDTGRTFQFETIGNSIQLFVSSSQGNFYAGNVGTLTGNTSNWQNFTMTAGNGAISLYLDGTRTATYNFGDADLGTLNFFQLGCGNNGVNAGTLKMDDFSLWNRELSAEEVQFLADHPASDAMVPEASAASLELFGLLGLLIRRRRR; translated from the coding sequence ATGATTCTAGTAACATCCGGAATGTCTTCCATGGGAATTTCCCATGGCGCTTCCCTTGCGGTTTCTTCTCCTCTTCAGGAAGGACTGGCCATCCACATGGGATTTGATACCGCCGCGGCCGAATACGACAGCTACACCGGGTATACCGGGGGCATCAGTGCGTGGGGAGGAATGGGAATTGCGCCAGGCGGAGCTTTCGGCAGCGCGGGGCACTTGAATTTGGCCGGAGCTTCCGGCGCGCATCCGGGAACATCCGCGTTAAGTGCGGCCAATATCAGCGCGAACCATTTTTCCGTTAATTTTCAATTCAAGGACGTTTCCCTGAACGGCAATTATGTCCTGCGCATGACGACGGACACCGGCCGGACGTTTCAGTTTGAAACCATCGGCAATTCCATTCAACTGTTCGTGAGTTCCTCCCAGGGGAATTTTTATGCAGGGAATGTAGGCACGTTGACCGGCAATACTTCCAACTGGCAGAATTTTACGATGACGGCCGGGAACGGCGCCATTTCCCTGTATCTGGACGGCACGAGAACGGCGACTTACAATTTTGGAGACGCCGATCTCGGAACGCTTAATTTTTTCCAATTGGGCTGCGGGAATAACGGCGTGAATGCGGGTACGCTGAAAATGGATGATTTCAGCCTGTGGAACAGGGAACTGAGTGCGGAAGAGGTGCAATTCCTGGCAGATCATCCCGCTTCGGACGCCATGGTTCCGGAAGCTTCCGCCGCCTCTCTGGAGCTGTTCGGCCTTCTTGGCCTCCTGATCCGGCGCAGACGGCGTTGA
- a CDS encoding class I SAM-dependent methyltransferase, whose amino-acid sequence MDNTGKFTGKAASYTQGRRDYPEGLLDLLAQEGGREPLRAADAGSGTGILSRAMLKRGWTVYGVEPNNDMREEAEKLLREFPLFHSVPGTAEHTLLPDASVDLVTAAQAFHWFDAAAFKRECRRILAPGGKIALIWNSRAEDSPAVLEEGRIHRLYCPRFYGFSGGLADIQGRIADFFDHHFQVFRFPNELSYTREQYIRRMLSSSYSPGEREEGHAAWLEELNHLFDRFQTGGKLTIPHETVAYLG is encoded by the coding sequence ATGGACAATACAGGCAAATTCACCGGAAAAGCCGCTTCCTACACCCAGGGCCGCCGCGATTATCCGGAGGGGCTCCTTGACCTGCTGGCGCAGGAAGGAGGGCGCGAGCCCCTCCGCGCAGCGGATGCGGGTTCCGGCACGGGCATTCTGTCCCGCGCCATGCTGAAGCGCGGCTGGACCGTGTACGGCGTGGAACCCAATAATGACATGAGGGAAGAAGCGGAGAAGCTGTTGAGGGAGTTCCCGCTTTTCCATTCCGTGCCCGGCACGGCGGAACATACCCTGCTTCCGGATGCTTCCGTGGACCTGGTGACGGCGGCGCAGGCGTTCCACTGGTTTGACGCCGCCGCGTTCAAACGGGAATGCCGCCGCATCCTGGCTCCGGGAGGAAAGATTGCCCTGATCTGGAATTCCAGGGCAGAAGACTCTCCGGCGGTTCTGGAAGAAGGGCGCATCCATCGCCTGTACTGTCCGCGGTTTTACGGCTTCAGCGGGGGACTGGCGGATATTCAGGGGAGGATAGCCGATTTCTTTGACCATCATTTCCAGGTCTTCCGTTTCCCGAACGAGCTGTCCTATACGCGGGAACAGTACATCCGGCGCATGCTTTCCTCTTCCTATTCCCCCGGAGAGCGGGAAGAGGGCCATGCCGCGTGGCTGGAAGAGCTCAACCATCTGTTTGACCGCTTCCAGACGGGCGGAAAGCTCACGATTCCCCATGAAACCGTTGCCTATCTCGGGTAG
- a CDS encoding protein phosphatase 2C domain-containing protein, with product MMQQPSSQEPFLVSGLHGDQILGARSNQQDSFSILAADDALVIVLADGMGGYTGGELASRAAVEGFSRTFEREGRAAPGKRLKNAVHAANEQVRIVRKKRGSDDEMGTTLVAAWIGADGLRWASVGDSLLLLVREEQMFLLNALHQYSAELEQMVAEGSITREEALCHPARHSLTSALMGKEVPHVDLRVDCFPLLPGDRLLVASDGVGPYLDSLGPAGMRYLSMLSAEELVRSVLDGITRDGAPNQDNATLVCMEITGA from the coding sequence ATGATGCAGCAGCCTTCTTCTCAAGAACCTTTCCTGGTGTCCGGATTGCATGGGGACCAGATTCTGGGCGCACGGAGCAATCAGCAGGACTCCTTTTCCATCCTGGCGGCGGATGATGCGCTGGTGATTGTCCTGGCGGACGGCATGGGGGGCTATACCGGAGGTGAGCTGGCCAGCCGTGCTGCCGTGGAAGGATTTTCACGGACGTTTGAGCGGGAGGGACGCGCCGCTCCCGGGAAGAGGCTGAAAAACGCCGTGCACGCGGCCAATGAACAGGTACGGATTGTCCGGAAGAAGCGAGGCTCCGACGATGAAATGGGCACTACCCTGGTAGCCGCCTGGATTGGCGCGGACGGGCTGCGCTGGGCCAGCGTGGGGGATTCCCTTCTCCTGCTGGTCCGGGAGGAGCAAATGTTTTTGCTCAATGCGCTGCATCAATATTCCGCGGAGCTGGAACAGATGGTGGCGGAAGGTTCCATCACCAGGGAAGAGGCTTTGTGCCATCCCGCCCGCCATTCCCTGACTTCCGCCCTGATGGGGAAGGAGGTGCCCCACGTGGATCTGCGGGTTGATTGTTTCCCCCTGTTGCCGGGAGACCGCCTGCTGGTGGCCAGTGACGGAGTGGGGCCTTACCTGGACTCCCTGGGCCCTGCCGGCATGCGTTACCTGTCCATGCTGTCTGCGGAGGAACTGGTGCGTTCCGTGCTGGACGGCATCACCAGGGACGGCGCTCCCAACCAGGACAACGCTACGCTTGTGTGCATGGAGATTACCGGAGCGTAA
- a CDS encoding NAD(+) synthase, producing MFGYYRLASAVPQLRVADVDYNTDQLIAGFRQAAAQQAATVVFPELCITGYSCGDLFFQPRLREAALNGLRRFAEATKGTRTIAVAGLPFLYGDALYNAAAVVQGGRVLALVPKTMLPNYREFYEKRQFTSGRELGAGVREATVNGSLVPFGTDIIFHDSASSFSFGIEICEDLWSVIPPSSMLALQGARAIFNPSAGTELTGKAAYRRGLVKQQSGRCLCAYVLASAGVHESTTDVVFGGHSLIADNGRLAAEGERFRRESSLILADVDFERLAAARLSESSFNDSKALFPSVNTLHLTLAEEVPPSPGLEHACNPARPFLPPPRHRQERCEEIIAIQTAGLAKRMEHTHAQRLVIGISGGLDSTLALLICARACQALDKPASAILAVTMPGFGTTDRTHTNAVNMCRLLGAELREIPISEASLQHFRDIGHDPAERTTTYENVQARERTQILMDLANKMGGLVVGTGDLSEIALGWSTYNGDHMSMYAVNCSIPKTLIRCLIEHIAAQSSPELAATLLDINNTPVSPELLPPSDDGTIEQRTEDVLGPYDLHDFFLFHFIKYGAQPDKILYLAENAFRNEFQPDFIRRCLGIFIRRFFRQQFKRSCIPDGPKVGTISLSPRGDWRMPSDAWGTVWSDGLSHS from the coding sequence ATGTTCGGATATTACAGACTTGCCTCCGCCGTCCCCCAGCTCCGCGTAGCTGACGTGGACTACAACACTGACCAGCTCATTGCAGGATTCCGGCAGGCCGCAGCGCAGCAGGCGGCTACAGTCGTCTTCCCGGAACTGTGCATCACGGGCTATTCCTGCGGAGACCTCTTCTTTCAGCCGCGCCTGAGGGAGGCGGCCCTGAATGGGCTGCGCCGCTTTGCAGAAGCCACGAAAGGGACCAGGACCATTGCCGTGGCGGGGCTGCCGTTCCTGTACGGAGACGCCCTGTATAATGCCGCCGCCGTAGTGCAGGGCGGCCGGGTTCTGGCGCTGGTTCCCAAAACGATGCTCCCCAACTACCGGGAATTCTATGAAAAACGGCAATTCACTTCCGGCAGGGAGCTGGGCGCGGGCGTCCGGGAGGCCACGGTCAATGGGTCGCTGGTTCCGTTCGGCACGGACATCATCTTTCATGATTCAGCCTCCTCCTTCAGCTTTGGCATAGAAATCTGTGAAGACCTTTGGAGCGTCATCCCCCCCAGCTCCATGCTGGCTCTTCAAGGCGCCAGGGCCATCTTCAACCCGTCCGCCGGAACGGAACTCACCGGCAAAGCCGCCTACCGTCGCGGACTGGTCAAACAGCAAAGCGGCAGATGCCTCTGCGCCTATGTCCTGGCCTCCGCCGGGGTGCATGAATCCACCACGGACGTGGTGTTTGGCGGGCATTCCCTCATTGCGGACAACGGCAGGCTGGCGGCGGAAGGCGAACGGTTCCGCAGGGAAAGCTCCCTTATTCTGGCAGACGTGGACTTTGAACGGCTGGCGGCGGCGCGTCTCTCGGAAAGCTCCTTTAACGACAGCAAGGCGTTATTCCCCTCCGTAAACACCCTGCATCTCACGCTGGCGGAGGAAGTCCCCCCCTCCCCCGGCCTGGAACACGCCTGCAATCCTGCGCGGCCCTTCCTGCCCCCGCCCCGGCACCGCCAGGAACGCTGTGAAGAAATCATCGCCATCCAGACGGCGGGGCTTGCCAAGAGGATGGAACACACGCATGCCCAAAGGCTGGTGATAGGCATCTCCGGCGGCCTGGACTCCACGCTGGCCCTGCTCATCTGCGCGCGGGCATGCCAGGCGCTGGACAAGCCCGCTTCCGCCATTCTGGCCGTTACCATGCCGGGCTTCGGCACCACGGACCGGACACACACGAACGCGGTGAATATGTGCCGCCTGCTGGGGGCGGAACTCCGGGAAATACCCATTTCTGAAGCCTCTCTCCAGCACTTCCGCGACATTGGGCACGATCCGGCGGAGCGCACCACCACTTACGAAAACGTGCAGGCCCGCGAACGCACGCAAATCCTGATGGACCTGGCCAACAAGATGGGGGGCCTGGTGGTGGGCACGGGAGACCTGTCTGAAATAGCCCTGGGGTGGAGCACCTACAACGGGGACCACATGTCCATGTATGCGGTCAACTGCTCCATCCCGAAAACGCTGATCCGCTGTCTGATTGAACACATTGCCGCCCAATCCTCCCCGGAACTGGCAGCCACCCTCCTGGACATCAACAATACTCCCGTCAGCCCGGAACTGCTGCCGCCGTCGGATGACGGCACCATTGAACAGCGGACGGAAGACGTCCTGGGGCCCTACGACCTGCATGACTTCTTCCTCTTCCATTTCATCAAATACGGCGCACAGCCGGACAAAATCCTGTATCTGGCGGAAAACGCCTTCCGGAATGAATTCCAGCCGGACTTCATCCGCCGGTGCCTAGGAATCTTCATCCGCCGCTTCTTCCGCCAGCAATTCAAGCGAAGCTGCATCCCGGACGGCCCCAAGGTGGGCACCATCTCCCTCTCCCCGCGCGGAGACTGGCGCATGCCCTCCGACGCATGGGGAACCGTCTGGTCAGACGGACTTTCCCATAGCTGA
- a CDS encoding sialidase family protein: protein MNQSTIPIIDLDDWKEAQITVDKEKGQYLGHPTTLLLKDGKTILCVYPKGHGSGEIILKKSFDGGRTWGDRLPVPESWKSSREVPTLYETEDAAGKRHILLFSGVQGGNRNTKARNRMAVSEDEGRTWSELFPIPNQPGGIVVMSDLIALKTGKGHYMASYHANAAGEDGEGKFRTLEQYVTFTRDGGLTWSAPQVIFPGTRNMHLCEGGFVRSPDGKTIALLLRENSRNNNSQVMFSQDEGKTWTAPKDLAAALCGDRHQIQPLPDERLLIQFRDAPPSKKKGHTGTPTEGDWVGWVGKWEDLANGGEGMYRIRFKDNRNGWDCAYPAAEQLPDGTLVCTTYGHFDKGEPPYILSIRFHIKDTDGMAKAYANGCRKPIRNDKGKGETIFDPNDPAAINKLLKRS from the coding sequence TTGAACCAGTCCACCATTCCCATTATTGATCTGGATGACTGGAAGGAAGCCCAGATCACCGTCGACAAGGAAAAAGGCCAATACCTGGGACATCCCACCACCCTGCTCCTCAAGGACGGAAAGACCATTTTATGCGTTTATCCCAAAGGCCACGGCAGCGGAGAAATTATTCTGAAAAAATCCTTTGACGGCGGCCGGACATGGGGAGACAGGCTGCCCGTCCCCGAGTCCTGGAAGAGCAGCCGGGAAGTCCCTACGCTTTATGAGACGGAAGATGCAGCCGGGAAGCGGCACATTCTGCTCTTCAGCGGCGTTCAGGGGGGAAACAGGAACACAAAAGCCAGAAACCGGATGGCCGTCAGCGAAGATGAAGGACGCACCTGGTCCGAATTATTTCCCATTCCCAACCAACCGGGGGGAATCGTGGTCATGAGTGACCTGATTGCCTTGAAAACCGGTAAAGGCCATTATATGGCGTCCTATCATGCCAATGCCGCAGGAGAGGATGGAGAAGGAAAATTCCGTACCCTCGAACAGTACGTGACATTCACCAGGGACGGAGGGTTAACATGGTCCGCTCCCCAGGTTATTTTTCCCGGGACAAGGAACATGCACCTGTGCGAGGGAGGATTTGTCCGCAGCCCTGACGGAAAGACAATTGCTCTGCTATTGAGAGAAAACAGCAGGAATAACAACTCCCAAGTCATGTTTTCACAGGATGAGGGGAAAACCTGGACTGCGCCAAAAGATCTGGCGGCAGCGCTGTGCGGGGACCGCCACCAGATTCAGCCCCTGCCGGACGAACGGCTGCTGATTCAATTCCGGGACGCGCCGCCTTCCAAGAAAAAAGGACATACCGGCACCCCTACCGAAGGGGACTGGGTAGGCTGGGTAGGCAAATGGGAAGATCTGGCGAACGGCGGGGAGGGAATGTATAGAATCCGCTTCAAGGACAACCGCAACGGATGGGATTGCGCATACCCCGCTGCGGAACAGCTCCCGGACGGCACTCTGGTGTGCACCACCTACGGGCACTTTGACAAGGGGGAACCTCCCTACATTCTTTCCATACGCTTTCATATAAAAGATACGGACGGTATGGCGAAAGCGTATGCAAACGGATGCCGGAAGCCTATCAGAAACGATAAGGGAAAAGGAGAAACCATTTTTGATCCCAATGATCCGGCGGCCATCAACAAGTTGTTGAAACGTTCCTGA